The genomic DNA CTTGCCAAGATGTTTTCTGTTCATCCAGTTCTTAAATcagcttcattttttcctaTCCACTTTCAAATGAGTTAAGAGGCAAGGTTATTTCTCAAAGTGAGATGTGGTTGGCAAAATAgcatttagatatttttttcctactaacAAACAGAAACTATTGATCTGAGCTCCATGGGGAACAACAAACATAGTCTTTTGATATTTGTCTACAGAGTTATTTGTAATTGCAAACCTGGACTTTGACAATTTTTCCTGAGTTAGCCCTGAGATTTGgcaaaaagttttaaattatcttCTGTAGAAAAATTTATCCGTGTTACACTGGGACCAAGTCCTTATATGTTTAGAGGCGTGAAGCCAACTATTTGTTGCTAAATACAGAACATACTAAATACAGTGATGAGAAATTTTTGTGATTGATATATGTGATTTTGAGGAGGACTTTGAAAGTGAGTATCAAGTGTTACCTGTCTGCAGAAAGACATGGAATGTTTTTTCTATTCCTTATTGGTATTCTTGTGCTACAGTTTACTCATATTGATGACACTGATTTAAcgtgaaagaaaataaagatccccaaactaaaaaagaaaatttttttagaaatattcaCCACAGTTTTTATGTTACATTTTTCACAGACATCTTACAAAACTAAGGTCTAAACCAttgtcatttatattttttctacCAGTTGGAGATGTTCTTTAAGAAAAGACTTGGTCTATAATTTACctgttttctttggctttctatattttaataagtatattgatttaaaaactaaagcaaaagataataaaataatttaaatattgacTGTTTTGTAAGTAATGTTTCTTCCATAACCATGCAGCTATCTAGTGTAGTTGGATTCAAAGAACCTTAAGCTAAGAGATGGTACTAATATCAGTTCCCAATCTGTTTTTACTCTATAACAGTAATCCACATCTAACATTTAGAAAAGtgacttctgaaatattttctgcattttatgtGTGTTTATGATAGCTTAAGTTAACAGTCCCTAGGAAAGCTCTGTTGTTCCTACTGaggaaatgcaaattttctgGGGTCAcaattttcattcttccttttttctacCGCAATCTGTCAAGTCCAGCTGGAAAGTGAATACTGAAGGTGGCATCAGTAGAAATAGGAAATGACAGTGACGACaaatctgtgaaaatgaaagtgGTGCTGTCATGGACTACTCCATCAGGCTTTTATCTCAAGGCATTAGCAACAATCATTACATTAGTAGGATAAAACAGAAGGGTTTTTTCTGCTATGGATTCCTTCCTTAGTAGAATTAAAATTATCTGTATAGCAAAAGCGGCCTTCTTGTCTCCATGTGGAGGGCTTCTGCCTCAGGAGGAAACAGGAAGGCAAGCTAAAACAGCTGCACTCATCAGCCCTTTACATGGATATTTCCTCCAATGTCCCAGTCACTGATCCTGCAGTTTCATGCCATACTTGGTTACAAAAcctaaagaaattaatgaaaattcactccaatattaaaaaaatctgcatcaaGGGTTAGTGGATTAAATAGACGGGACTTACAACTTGCACGTCCTTTTTCCCGTTTCTCCTTCACATGCACATTCTGTAACTGTACAGCAATACCTAATCAATTGGAGACTTTTAACCGAGTACCCCATAGAAGATGTCAGAAAAGGCTTCTTACAAAACTGGCAAAAAGTGACGTGTATTTCATGAACACTATATGCTATATTCTGGTGTAGGCTGTGGGAAATCCTAGTGGCTTTtggacaaggaaaaataattttttgtgttttaaggGATTGATAAGGTTTCTAAGGATCATGGTTGAAAGATGAGCACTAGCACAGAGTGGTATGCATAATAAGCGTTTCACTGGATCACAGGAATTTAGCCAGGGATGTTTTGTCAGTCATTTTTCTGAGGGTTTACAATTTTCCCAATGAAGAGGACAGTGTGGGTGAATTTATCCAGAATCATCAGGAGAAATGGTCTGTTGAATCTGATCCGAGGTGGGCGGGGAAAGTCTCCTGATCTCCAGGTAACTTCCTTCGCTGTGGCCCCGGCTGCCTCAGTGCCATTCTCATGGACATTCAGCATGGCTTTGTGGATCACCTGCAAGGAACAAAGCAAACAGCCTCCAGCTGACAATCCACCAAGAAGAGAGCAGCCTGCCACCCTCTTCCCTTTGGCCAGCCAGAGGGAGCCCTGCCTGGAGCAagactgagcagcagcagcttctgggaAGGTCATCACCAGTTGCTCCTGTTCCCACTGCAGCACCAACAGCCATCCCACCACTCGAGCCATCCTCCTCCGCTGCTTGTGCAGAAGAGTAACCCTCAAACTGCAGGCAGCCAAAGAGCACTCAAGATGACTGATGACAAGAAACTCTGGAAGCAAAGAAACCTGGTAATTTAGCCGAGACTCAATTTTGTCTTTGGCAGCTTCATGTATTATTGTGATTTTACCCTGTCAtctagctgaaaaaaataactttttgagAACACTAGAAGGGCAGGAATAACAGCCCTTTGCCCTCTGTAGGAAGAATTAGAGGAAATTTTACCAAAGCTAATGCACTACATTTAGATAATTTTGCTTAGTAGCCAAAAGAACATTTAATTATATGTATGTTTTCGTCCTTGTCCTTCAACCATGCCTTTCTAACCCCTTGTAAGCATGTTTGGCTTCAGGTTTATGAAAGACAGGGCTTTCTTTGCCTCCAGACTGGCAGCTATTGATAATTGAGTGATGTTTCAGAGAGACTGGGATAAGCTTTTCATGGGATATTAATGTCAGGTTCCTGGGAACAGGCAAATCCTGTGGTTGCTTTCACATGCCAACTTACTTTTGAAACGGTCAGTCCAGACTCCTCAGTAATCCCTGAGAGATCAGCTTGTTCAGTAAACAGATTGACCATACCCATCTCTTTGACTATATTTTTCACATCATAGGTaccagaaatagaaaattttggAATGTGcagatgtatttttctgtaacaAACAATACAAATGGTGACAAATCATGATCTAGGCAACACTCCTCAATGGTTTCAGTGTATTGAcatttcatgtttgtttttctgaatttttacaGGCTTCTCTCAGGGTTCAGATAGCAATGCTGATGAGGTTAGCTACTTAATGTTGGATAAGAACCTTCTGCCTCTGCAGTGGGGTTCAAGGAGTGGGTTGGAAGACGCAGCTATACCACCTCAGTGGTATAACAGAGCACCTGCTGCCAGGTAGGAGGGCTTTTTCCAAAAGATTGCAGCTAGCTGACCAAAGGCTGTTCAAATACACAACAGGGCCTTGGCCAGCACAGAAATAGCTGCAGTAATGGTGAATTAATCCACTTTTACACAGAATGCCCTCAACACCCTAACACCCGAGAGCTACTCCACTGTAGTAGTTTCCCAATCCTTGTACAAAACAAGGGTCTGTTGACGTCATCATGGCGCTAAGTAATATTTGTTTGAACCAGGAACTTAACCCAAGATGAATCAGATGTTCAATGACCTATATATTCAGTAGCCACggctctttttaattttcattttacagctaAGAAAAGGGAAGTCCATCACAGAGGAACCATTAAGTGTATAGAGTTCAGTCAAAAAACCTGTACTTTAATGTTTTGTCTCAGTGACATAAACACTACTAATCTGTAACATGGTCACCTCTCACCTTGGCAAAAAGAGCTTACCTGTCTCGGAGGGACTTTTCCCATTCAGTTACAGTTCTTTTCAAGAGGGCATTTTCTACGTGCTTCATCTTCCCTTCATCaggcaaaataaataatgctgCAACGTCTCCATCGTAAGGTAGCTGAACCAGCCAACAGGACAGCTCTTCATCAAAGTAATTTCTGTAGTAACCCTTTCGATACATCATGTCAACTTTTACAGATGTCTTCTGatccacaaaaaaatcctcctgtTTTGTCTGTGCTGTACTGAAGGGTTTCTCCCAATGGCCTtgtgagaaaaagaagattaattCAGTGGAATACAAAGAGGAATGGTCACAAGACCTGAATAAAACAGAATTGTTCCACAGTCTTCCTTTCATTAGAGTAAATATTCTTATCATGTTACTGTGTCCTCAGGTGTTACAGcattgcatctttttttttttaggtgctTAAAGACAACTACAGGCAGGTAATACTGAAAACACTATCTTTTTATGATCACATGACAAAATTAACCAAACTTAATAAAGATAATTGTTCTATAATcattaaagcagatttttttactgACAACAAATATACATGGACTTATAGTGATACTTTCCGGGTACTGAACATgattttctctatttaaaatatttcaatttttgctattttctttctctgtaatAAGCATTAGCCTTGCACCCTTTCATATATATTACCTTTAAAGAAGACATAGTTAACGAGAACCATTGCAGTCAGAGGATCAAGATTTTCCACTAGTTTAAAAATTTTCCCATTTGTCTTTTCCTCGATATAACTGTTGATCTGACTCTCAGCACCAACAGAGTTGTTAAAGTCAGTAGAAAAGACTTCAGATTCATAAAAGCTTTTGACATCATCCATGAACTTCTGTAGGGGTTTTAGTGTCTCTTCTATAAAaagggcactgcccaggctcagCTGGAAGTCACTGTCTGAACGGTTTAGCATGTGGAGGAGTTGGCAAAAGCCTTCATGTATTTCCTGCTCCTGAGTCTTTTTCAGGTTAAAGGCAAGCCCTTCCAAAATCTGTGTCAGTGTCACAGCCTTGGCACCAAGTGCCAGCATTgcaaaggaagcagagatgcttattggagaaaagaaaatatttttgtctgttgCTTCAGATGCGACCAGcttgtaaaaggaaaaagcaaagtcaGCGTTGCTTAAAACTAGTTTGACAAAGCTTTTGTTCTTAAGTGGAGAAGCTTCTTCCCAGTGAAAACTATGTCCTGGATAATGTGTCCCTTTGGCATCATCCTGCTTATTACGGTAGCGAGGGTGCTGATGACACAGGGCAACAGTATGCAAACCAACCAGCAATAAACACAAGGAGAAAGTGggcttcattttgctttcagctgtttctggaaaagaaagagacatGCAGAAACTAGATAGGCATCATGGAAACTAATTTGTTCATCCTGTGTCCTGCAGTAAAGTAAAATCATGCTTTCAGCATATACCTGTTCTCCAAAGGCCCCCAAACTTACAATCTTACAATTCACATTTCTAATGCCTGTCGGTATTCCCTGAAAAGAATACACCTCCTGAttcactatatatatatatgtatatgcatgtatattctagttctctttcaaaataggtaatttaaaatttttaaaattttattatctttaatattagcatattattttaaaatttgtaaataaCTGGAAGCTTATGACTCTTTACCCAGAGTAACTGGCATGAGTTGGTTTTGTACTCAGTACTGCAGGAAGGTTATCACAGCTCTGTTAGCCTTCCTCAACTAATCAAATAATTAGAGAATTtaatctgtattaaaaaaatgggATGTAAGTGTAGATCATACTATCTAGAACCACAATTACAAAATACTCTTGCAGTTTCTTCAAAGATGAAAGAATAATTGATCTTTGTGGTATAAATGTCTATAGGCATTTCTAttgtttccaaaacaaatttttactttattatgTGAAGTATGTTCTTTAGTATTggttctttctgcttttgaaaagtattgattttttttcataagagGTAGGTAcattcttttatatatttacatgtaCAAAGCCACCACTCCCAGGCAACAACACACCCTCCCACCACCCCAAAATGAAGCGTAAGAGATCTGTAGGAAAACTAAAAGGGTACTTACATTGCTATAGTCTGATCTTGTCTGCTCATTCTTCTCTTCAGTACCATTAAACAGAGTTAATCAGAGCACTCTGTTAATCATTAATTAGTTCAAATAAAAGTTGCAGATGAGGATGCACAACAAGCAGTAATGACATTGGATCTTTTGGATATTGGATAATTTGTCCAACCCTGACAAATATTGACAGTGCTGGGTGATGGGGCTGCAGACAAGAAGGAATGGAGCAGAGGCTGTATCTCTGTTGCTTCCATGCTTGTGGATCGACAGGAGgaacctgctgctgtgggtgtttGGCAAGACAGCCCCCAGCCATGCCtctcctggctggagctggaagcTGTGACTGGGGGTGAGGGACACCCCTTGCTTGGGGCTGTCTGAGCCAGTGCCACTCATGGATCACAGTGTCCCTGCCAGGATGTCCTCTTTGATTCATCCTgggggcactgctgcagccataACCTCTCTGGCAGGATTTCAAAACAGGGTTTGGATTTAGAAAGTCCTTCTGCCATACTGTATACCTCAGTCATGACCTTCAACACCATGTTAATGGTTTTGGGGAATTTCTTACGCAGACCAGATTGTGTGTAATTGGTGAACAGTCTCTAAGTTTCTTAGGAGAATAACATGTGACTTTATCACTCTAGTGAGACATTTACAACTTGTTTACTCATTCCTGTTGGCCATCCCCTGTGACTAGTATTTGGGGAACTGGGGAAGAGTTTTTATCTGGCTTTGTAGAAAATatacaacaaaaccaccactgCTGAGAAGCAGTACTGACTGCAAAGAGAAACACGTGGTCAGAAACAGACATCTTGTTTCCTTGAGTTATTCTTCTGCATCATTTGCAGCTGAAAAGGACACCAGGAGGACACAGAATAGGCTGCCAATTCACCTTTCATCCAGTACTGAAGAAGACATGCTCCCATCACTGGATGATATTCAGGGTTGAATATAACATATGAACAAATCACTGAAAGAGGAACTAAGGCAGAAAATGAGCCCTTTTTAACAGATCTGGCTGCCAACATGTTCCTCTCTGCAAGCTCCCAAGCATTTGGTTTCTGAGCAGGAGCCCCAGACTATATCAGATATCAAAACGCCCCACATGAGATGTTCAACATCTCTGACTGGTGGGAAGCTGCACTTGGGAAGCTTCACTTAGGGAGTTGAAGGCAATGCTGGAATGGGAACTGGACCTTCTTCCCCTCAATCTCAAATCAAGGCTCTTGTCCTGTAGGTTTTTTGTATGGCTGCATAGTCAAGTAGCAAAACAGGACAGaccttttcattttgaattcaGCAATGTTCATCTTTTTGTATACTAGGGACTGGAACACCTGATCACTTGATCTGGTTACAAGACCCTCAAACCATCCTACTTGAGACCATCAGACCCAAGTGACCCACTTGGCTGATATGCAGCTGCAAGAGGTTGATGAGAAAGTGAGGGGAAAGGCCATTCACAGCTTTCCTTCTGAGGGTCTTCCTCTTAAAGatcaaataaatataaaattttttgTGTGATGTTTGTAGATAATTGTGTCTGAATAACCAAATGTATTTTCACTTATCTGTGAATGAGATGTATGTAAATACACACACCTCTAAGTATTCACAGCAGTGGAAAAAGATCATCTAGTAAGTGTGGCCTGTTAATGTAATAATACATACACAAGTCTGGGAGACAGGAAACTTGGGTTGTCCTCTGAGATCAATTCAAACAGAGGAAACAAAGGCCCTAGGAATTGTTCCTGAATGTGATAACTGATTGATGAGTATGTGGAATTGCTATTAATTCTAGTCATAGCAGTGTGTGAGTAGTTCTGCTAAAGAGAATCATTACCTTTGTTAAATCTGAACAGAACCTTGgcaataataattaatattctatgacttgaactgaaaaaaaccaagaaatgcTATCTCGAATTACTTGTGATATTTTGATaacatataaataatattatatatgatatataaaTAATATGATAACATAAATAATAacctcaaaacatttttaagaactttGAAGAGTTGCACATTTGGTAGATTTTATATGCAAttgtttcaaacattttttttctaaaagctaGTAAAAATGAGGGCATTCTTTTCTATCCTGATATGAAGTCATGTAGAAggtcattttcttttctgatgaCAGATTGTCTGAGAGAGTTAATGTCTCTCAGCCTGATTATTTACAGCCTAATAAACTTATTTAATTATCttacttttattaattttatcattttatttaCATCTGAAAGTGATTCTtaggtttaaaatatttttacatcagTTAATatgagaatggaaaaaaactccaagtTGTTCCTCATGCATGGAGAACAATCTCTGGGCAGAGTGCTAATGTAGTGGAAGGACATTACACATTGCTTTCTGGAGTCCTTCACAGGGAGTCTGCCCATCCAATTGGGTAAAcacaggtcttttccaacctttcTTATTATATTAGCTCAATTTCCCCTCAACAGAAAAGTCTGAGGGTGGCAGTGCAAGAGATGGATGACAGGTCAAgggctttttttattctattataattttttctattATGATAttataaaatagtattttatttttattctattttttattctttgaattTGGCCTAAGCATTCTTCACAAAAAGTGCTCTCAGCCTAAGTCTGTCATTCAGGGAAGCACCAGAGGGAGATGCATGAGGAACAAATACATTTTGCTTCATCCATCATCATCCttacagaattttaaatgcaaaacttAATCCCTTCTTCCTTGTGTCCAAAAAAGCATTTACAATGGAAGATGAACATATTGTGGAGGAACCTCCATATTCTCTCCTGTAAGTTCCCATTCCCAACTCTTACCCCTTCCCCATCTGCCTCCAACCAAGTGCCCTACACTTGCACGTTGGTCCTGCCTTTCCTCAGTCCATCAGCAATCTGGGCTCCCTGAAAAATGGATTGCTCAGCAGAGACTACTCCTGTGAAATATGCAACAGACACAACATGAAGTGGAAAAACTCTGTGAGCAATATCTACCCAGGAAGCTTATGGTTTGTAGGCTGCATTGTGGATAAAGgtacagctttaaaaaaagtcatACTGATCATTGGGAAATTGTGTCAGGAACACATGAGGAGCAAGTAGTGTGCTGGAACACCTTTGGAATTGTAGCATCACTCTGCAATGTGCTGCTCCACATACATTGCCTGTGTGTGCAAAAGCATCTCATTTTCCTGGCATAGAACTTGGCTCCTACGTGCTTCATGTGAAGGTCTGTAGCTCTGGCATCAGACATAGTAATGGAACAGTCTCCCTTTGCCCAGTCTCTGCCACGAATAAGTTTTGCCTTCTTTATGTCTGCTAAGTTGTCTCTTTTCAAGGCTGAAAATATTTCGCCTCTAACAGGAGCTGTTCCAGACCTTTGATTAATcttatgactttttttctgaagatttaaTAGCTCTCATTTTTCCCTCTATTATTATAGAAGCATGTGTGGATGGCCGAGAGATTTAGATGATTTGCTATGcaatttgctctttttttctttcccactaatttctaataatttctgTTCCACTACTAAGCTGATGTGTGTATGTATTTCCTACCAGAACAACAAACCATTAATCCTGTGTGACAGCAGTCAGTTCAAGTGCAGCATTTTGCCAAACCTGCAGCTAAAACTTAGACAGAAAATCAAAGTCCCTATCAACACAATTACAAGAAAGATACTGCTCTTTCTTGTAAAAAATGAGTTAGAATTTGTCTTGTCCATTCCTTTATTTTGCCAGGAGATGGTGGCACAGGGCTCTTTTTTCTATAATCCCCAGAACTCGAGGCTCCATGCATAACAGTTCCACAAAGATAGTAGAATAGAAGAATCACACTGAAAGGCTGGCTTCTTGCAAAGATCTTAGTCAtaactgaaatactgaaataattatattttactaGTAGAATTTGCCCTATGGacctttttctcttgctgtaaAGAAAAGAGCCATTCTTATGCAAACAACTTTTAGAATAAGTTCACCAGAGAATAAAAGTTCTTATTTTGAAATGAAGTTGTCTACCCAGAGAAACTTCTTGGtgttaaattaaattcaaattgATGTCTTGTGTTCTATATTTTTTTGATGCAAACATGGCCTTAATCAAGCACTAAGAAAAATCCCTTATGTCAATATTTTGGAATTACATTTAAAGTTTATTACTTCCAAGGCCAGATAGAAAGTATTAAGGCTAAACTTTCCAAAGTTTTATAATTtgttatttgttatttattatttgtacaACAGATTAATATTGATGGCCTCAatgaagaagcagaaggaagacCAACTAGCTGAATGAATATAttcaatgaaatgaaatttattgTATGATTCTATTGCTCAAATCCCTTTTCTTAAGCAATTCTTTGAGACTCTAAGACTTTAGGATTTTGTGGATTCTGATAGGTTAAAGATGGTTTAATGGAGCAACTCTCCTCTCAGTTTCAGTGGAGGCAAAATACGAGATTATGTTGTTGCCCTTACCTCTGCAGATCACAGCCTGGCAGGTCAGCACAATTCCATTTACATCAATTACAGTATCAGACATCCACAGGACACTTTGGGATCTTGGATGCACCTACACATGCTTTCTGTCATGGTTACTGCACCATCCTTCCCAACCTGCCAACCTAAGAGTGTACAGAACTGCTGGAGCATATCTGCTTCTGTTAGATGCCTCCTAGTCACTTTTGGTACCCACCTTCTAACTCCCACTGCAGtgaatgtttaaaattttcaagtgaAATGCGCATTTAAGAATGCTTGTGTTTCTCTTGCACTTTTTCTGTGGTTGGAAATCCTAGTGCCTCTGTGCTTTGGAGACACAATTTGAATGCTGGATTAGGGATTAACgctgtttgaggttttttcatGCCTCCAAAGCTACCAAGAC from Sylvia atricapilla isolate bSylAtr1 chromosome 6, bSylAtr1.pri, whole genome shotgun sequence includes the following:
- the LOC136362893 gene encoding alpha-1-antitrypsin-like isoform X3, whose product is MVLKRRMSRQDQTIAIAESKMKPTFSLCLLLVGLHTVALCHQHPRYRNKQDDAKGTHYPGHSFHWEEASPLKNKSFVKLVLSNADFAFSFYKLVASEATDKNIFFSPISISASFAMLALGAKAVTLTQILEGLAFNLKKTQEQEIHEGFCQLLHMLNRSDSDFQLSLGSALFIEETLKPLQKFMDDVKSFYESEVFSTDFNNSVGAESQINSYIEEKTNGKIFKLVENLDPLTAMVLVNYVFFKGHWEKPFSTAQTKQEDFFVDQKTSVKVDMMYRKGYYRNYFDEELSCWLVQLPYDGDVAALFILPDEGKMKHVENALLKRTVTEWEKSLRDRKIHLHIPKFSISGTYDVKNIVKEMGMVNLFTEQADLSGITEESGLTVSKVIHKAMLNVHENGTEAAGATAKEVTWRSGDFPRPPRIRFNRPFLLMILDKFTHTVLFIGKIVNPQKND
- the LOC136362893 gene encoding alpha-1-antitrypsin-like isoform X2 is translated as MKPTFSLCLLLVGLHTVALCHQHPRYRNKQDDAKGTHYPGHSFHWEEASPLKNKSFVKLVLSNADFAFSFYKLVASEATDKNIFFSPISISASFAMLALGAKAVTLTQILEGLAFNLKKTQEQEIHEGFCQLLHMLNRSDSDFQLSLGSALFIEETLKPLQKFMDDVKSFYESEVFSTDFNNSVGAESQINSYIEEKTNGKIFKLVENLDPLTAMVLVNYVFFKGHWEKPFSTAQTKQEDFFVDQKTSVKVDMMYRKGYYRNYFDEELSCWLVQLPYDGDVAALFILPDEGKMKHVENALLKRTVTEWEKSLRDRKIHLHIPKFSISGTYDVKNIVKEMGMVNLFTEQADLSGITEESGLTVSKVIHKAMLNVHENGTEAAGATAKEVTWRSGDFPRPPRIRFNRPFLLMILDKFTHTVLFIGKIVNPQKND
- the LOC136362893 gene encoding alpha-1-antitrypsin-like isoform X1, which translates into the protein MSLSFPETAESKMKPTFSLCLLLVGLHTVALCHQHPRYRNKQDDAKGTHYPGHSFHWEEASPLKNKSFVKLVLSNADFAFSFYKLVASEATDKNIFFSPISISASFAMLALGAKAVTLTQILEGLAFNLKKTQEQEIHEGFCQLLHMLNRSDSDFQLSLGSALFIEETLKPLQKFMDDVKSFYESEVFSTDFNNSVGAESQINSYIEEKTNGKIFKLVENLDPLTAMVLVNYVFFKGHWEKPFSTAQTKQEDFFVDQKTSVKVDMMYRKGYYRNYFDEELSCWLVQLPYDGDVAALFILPDEGKMKHVENALLKRTVTEWEKSLRDRKIHLHIPKFSISGTYDVKNIVKEMGMVNLFTEQADLSGITEESGLTVSKVIHKAMLNVHENGTEAAGATAKEVTWRSGDFPRPPRIRFNRPFLLMILDKFTHTVLFIGKIVNPQKND